aaaaaaaaaaaaaaaagagtaattgAAACCTATATAAAATACATGACAGAAAAGGCCataagaataggaaaaaaggacTGACTTGATCAGTTGGTATGTGCTAATtgcctttttaaaaatgtgATGTAAATTTACATAAATTTGGTAAAGATACTTGTCTTcacttaattcaatcaaaataaattcgaAGATTGATATTTATTCCTCAAAAAATtagacgattgtgtgtacctgtatacttcttttattttgtacTTTAACGGTACCCTATCCTAAATTAATCTAAAGTTAATGTGAAGTGAGTTTGCAGATTGTATATAAATACTTTACAATTTCTTATCCTTGGTACTTTGTTCTGTTaaatttcttttcccctttttctcagTCTTTGGATGTGTTCCTTTTGATATGCTGTCCAAGTTCAATAGAATGCGGCAAGTTTCCTTCTATGCAAGAAAATATGAAGTGGCCATACGGAAAGTTTTTTGCCCCTTTAGATGCTTTTCTATCTTTACTACCTTACGGTTCAATTGTAAAAAGTAAATGTTTTTATATGGTTATTGTGATAACATTGCTAAGAAACTAGCCAATCAATTCTAAAGTACTACGCATGATATGATTTTTTGAGTTGACACAAATTAACACTTCTAAAAAGATATGAAAATGTGCAAATAATAATTACATTTAttaagaattataaaaaaaattaaatcttaCTAGATATTAAAAGGTTCTGTACATAAATCCGTACGAAGCGCTTACTAATTATTAGAATTTCTGATCCCTAGAAGAGGCAGCAGATTAGTTGTTCAGTCAGCGATGTGCAAACTCAGTATTTAGGCTAAATCACCAATAGCGATTGCAGAAGTGTGTAGACTGGAGAGATAGCACGTCCAGGTCTTCAGATAAGACTACGCAACAGTAGCTCCGTGGATTTTAGAGCATTACACTTTTGGTGTTAGAATTAAGTGAAAACttattattttgtcattttctactAGGTATGTATATTTGTCAAAAGcatcgaaataaaataaaagggaagcATTAactctgtaaaaaaaaaagactgacCTGTGGAGTGAAAGGTGAAGAAATGCcttgttcaattttcatcaatgatTGCCAAGTGAACGTTATCATCTTGCGGCAATGGGCAATGGTCAGCTCTTGTAGTACAGGGCACTCCAACGCATGATTCAtgctaaaaagaaaagcagtCATGTTGGGTAAGCGTTCCAGCTCAATCCAACAAAGAATCGGAAATATAATCTTCTCCACTGCacttctctcccctttttcctctgtGATCACTCCTTCCATCTGATCACACTCCTTTATTTCCATCCATTTAAGCATGGGAAGGCGTTGAGCCATTGATGGAGCGAAAGCATGTCTTAAGTTGTTGCACTTATAAAGGGTTAGATAACTCAGAGAACTGAAGCAGAGCGTTCCTTGAAAATCTTCCTTCCATAGTTGCCTCAACTTTGGTAAATTGATCAAGTTCAAAGCCCATAGTTGAGGCAACCCTAGGGTGCTTTTCTTAGCCACCGATTTTTCAAGGCCAAATACTTCTTCTAGCTGCTCACAATCTTGAACCTGCAATGTGTTAATTTTGTCTAATTCATCCATCCATCCGGATGGAATAGCATTGAAAAATGAACAGCCTTCCACCACCAGTGATTTTAGTTGCCTAGGTGGCTTGATGGAAATAAGATCGCTATGCCCTTTTTCCTGATAGAGATGCATAAACTCTACTCCATCCATAGCCTGTcaaaaaatgcatcattaatcATATACTTTTGGTTACCAAAAAGCAATTAGTTTGTTGGTAATCAAAATTATCCAATTGCACAGAATTTGATGCATACCATTTTCGCTATGGTGTCATTTATATTTCCGTTGCAAAACCATGTTCCTATTGATCCTTGTATGTTCTTTAGCTTTGGCGCCCTTATTGGTGCCTCAGAGAAGAACTTGATGTTGGGACATTCAGTCACAATGATATCTTCCAAGAGAGGGAACATCAAAATATATCTACCTGAGTTGAAACATGTCAACCCTCTCAACTCTTTAAGCTCTATATACTTTAATTGTTTGAAAGCCCCTATAGGCCCCTTAGTACCTCCCTCATCGCTGATGATCTTCGTCAACTTGTTACAATAACTTATCCTCAATTTTGTGAGTTCCACTAAATTTCCAACTATTATTGGTGTGAACACATTTGATAACTCATAACAATATGACACATCTAGAGTCTTCAGATATTGAAAACATCTTGGAAAGGATGATGCCACATGATTGTCCCATATCATCTTGATGTAACCAATGCCAGAGATATGTAATGCCTCCAAGCTAGAAAACACAACCtgtaatagaaaaagaaagaatatggCTCCACAATAACTTCTGCGTCTTCAAGCAAGTAAAAAGGGCATATTGGTTTGGCtgattattatattaatttatgttaaaagAATTATGTGAGCATTTCCAGTGAGTCAAATGACCTTTTGAGTTCACTTTTCTAGAATATGGAAGATACGAGGCATTCACTACTAGATAAAATCACACCTTGAAGGCTTAAAAAATGTCCACTGTATACCCTAAATAATCGCTGAGAACTAGAGATGATGATTTGATTATAGCAtgatttcattcattttttcataTGGTTGCTCAAGATAGATAAGTTGCAAAATTGTGGTGCATGCAAATTTTTGTCGGTGATAATCTAAATCGTGGTGCAAGCGCAGCACTCTACAACGGCAGAAGAGAGTCATGGGATTGCTTGCTATATAGAATATTTTATTAAGTTGCACAACAagacgaaaagaaaaaataaaataaaaggagtaTAGAAATATCCATAGTACTCCTCGTTTCTAATTTCTTTGACTGTTTCATTGAATAACAAACAGTTTTCTAAAACTCTCACTAAAAAGGATGTTGCCCAATTGATAATAGATGGGGCTCAGACACCTCTTTCTGGTGCAATTAAGAGAAAATTGGGGCTTTGGGGATGATTAATCTGAgagaaagagttttttttttttttttttttccatcagaCAAAAGTATATATGAGATCTAATAAGTGCAAATGAAGTGAAGTGACCGTATAAAAGGCCCTTCATCTCCAacgtttctttatttcttcttcttcttttgggtcCTCTTGAACCTAACCGCTCACTTTCCTCTCAAAGTTTTTCAATTGCTTCCTGAGTACATGCCCGCAAGGGCCAAGCCGTACATGTGATATTGTTGAGAATTTCACGGTTTTTATTATAATGGGGAAGAAGGAAGTTAATTTATCGTTAGTTAAACCGTCAAAATACTAACTATTGTAAGAGTGTTTCTTCATTATTGAGCCAGTTAATGCTTTGTAAAATTTTCTGAGATTACTACTAACTGTTAGATAAAGactttatttaatatttaaatattctatcacTTTCCCCTCATGCTTAATCTAGTACTTAGTACTAAGCTTTGACATATTTAATTGAGAAAGCAAATGAGATCTCCTATCCTAATAACATGTGAGATATGTTGAACCATTGTCATTTGTTTTaaaaagcttaagctgttagataAAAGcgtagtttaatatttaaatattttatcaatcaAACACTTCACTACAAAATTCAAACTcgttagcaaaaaaaaaaaactcaatttctAACGAATATATGTATATtggtttttaattaaattttaacgTACAtgtattttctgtttttaattaaatgatcaattaCAAGATGTTGTAGATACTTATTACATGAGACTCGAGAGTCGAGAATGTCAAATAATAATCAtcatttttaagtttatttGAATTGGCAAATCGTCACTTCCAACTCTAGGTAATTTCGGTGGGACGATAACCATGGACATATTAtatttgaagaattctttttgAATGGTCAAATGAGGagtcaaacttttttattctgaGATTGACGTAAAGAATAATAGCAAGATTATTCTCCAACATAGAGGAAGGACATTTGAAAACAAAGTTCGTCTAAAAGAACACCTATCACCTCTAATACCAAAACATTTATGCTTACATATAATAtacagggaaaaaaaagaaccccCTACCAACTCTCTACCTAAATGAATTGTGGATATATatagacagagagacagagacagaggcAGAGAcagaatttctattccaggaatTGCTTTTTCAAAGCCCATTCTATGGGTCGGATATAGAGTTTGATCAACAAGTACACTTACATGAACTTTTTTGTCCCAATgcgttttcctttatttttcttacgTCGCCCTTCCACACGCGTACATTTGTGATTGGAGtctctcattttattttattttccttttctctcttaatgtgattatgtttattttgtgattttgtaCATTTTAAGAGGGTTTATGCTGCGATAAAACTATCCAATATTTTTATCTCTGTTTTTGCTGGCTTTAATTATATcttgattattaaaaaaaaaaggactccAAGAGTGTTGATTAAAATAGAGCATGCTTGAGATGTGTATAGTTTATCTAATGTGGTCGAAGAATAAATTCACTGGTGACCTTACTCTGACAAAAGTAGTTATAAATTATGGATCCATTTTAACTAATTATATGTTCAAGTTAGTGAACTCGATTAATGAGATGGATTTTTGGATGTAATTTGAGAGTTGATGGAGGACAAGTTAGCAGTTTTATGCCCATTTTTGGATATAATTTGTGAGTTAATGGAGGACAAGTTAGTAGGTTTATGCTCATTATCGCTATATTTAGAATCCATTGAGGGGTTAAGTATGCATCATACTGGTTTTAGGATATCCTACTTTGGCTAAACCACCAACTGATATAAGTGGAGACCTAGCCAAGAGAAATCTTGATAAGCCTTGTCTCGAGGTGTTAACCATGACATTTGTTTGATATTGAGCACTGGATTAGTGAATGGGCTGAATCATTGATGCTTGCtttaatattattgattgaatgaatattttttatatgtataaAGTCGTGTTGAAGTGATATAActcatattgaatttttatgtaatattatGTACTAAATTTGGATAAATGAGTTTCTTGTATTGCTTTGTAACATGCATGGTGAATGTTCAATCTGCCTGGAAGAAATTTATTCTACTCAAAAAATTGTGGTTGTTCACACCACtgattccaattttattttatattcttcAGCTAGTGGCAAGTAGGATTGGAGCAGTATCaatgggaaaattttggtaGTTGAATTTTGGATATGAGTTTAGGTAGTTGTATATATCTGAGATGATATTGTTAGGTTTAGTTATAGTTTAGagatgtgtgtgtgtatttggtggatttttttactttgattCTATAACCAGCTCGTTGTTTTATGCAATATATAAAtggatatatatttttataacaagGTTTTATGGTCGTGCCGTTTCCCCTATAATGGTAAAGTCGTGGCATGATACATGGGGTTTGGGtgttctccatctctctctccatctcttttcattttgtatCTTTCTTATTGCTGCTGGTGTGACACCACATCATCAGCATTTCAACGaaaattggttggattccaATCAAAGCGCATCAGTTACAAAGAATCAAATCTAATGTAATATGCATTAATGTTTGGTGAATACTAATATCATCTTATCCTAAATTCCCCGTTAATGGTAATAGTATGATCTAGATAGCATTTGCAATATTAAGAATTAAGGAAACTTATATGCTCGCAATATgacaaaagaaaacgaaaaaggtACCTGAATTGCAGCACGCTCGCCTCTGTTGGAAAAGCTCGTCATATTTCGTAACTTTCGCAAATCCAGACGGCGTACATTAGGCAACTCAACTAGGTCATCAGCAACTTCTACTTTTCCCATGTCATTTGAGGTAATGGCTTGCATCGAGTTACATTCGCACACTTGAATCTCTTCCAAATGTACAAGTCTTTGCATCTCTGATAGCAACCACAGATTTTTCAATTGGTGGCACTTTTCGATATGCAGGGCTTTCAATTTGCTGAAGCACTCTGGTGCCATAGTGCCATTGCATATCTTCTCTAGATGAATAAGATTTTTGAGGAATAAAGACTCTAAAATTGTGAAAGGGGGGTGATGGAGGCTGATGGATGAATTGATAATGCACTtaattgatgggctattgtcAATGTCAAGATTCTTCAGCTCTCGAAATCCTAGGGTGAACATATCTTGAACGTTCTTGAACTCTCTCAATCCATCCACATGCAAGTATTGAGTCTTCTGCAAAGTTTTTTGAACCCATtctattgaaaaaatattatcgCACCCTTCCAATCTAAGCTTCATGGTTCTCAAACCTTCAAATTCCCTTCCATCAAGATTTCCTATGCTGATCCAAAATCTGATTAGGTTCCCAAATGGCTGGTCATAATCCTCcacgatttttttatttgaacaaGACCCTCCTCCTCCAATTTTTTCTTTACACTATAACAAgccttcaaaaaaatttctttttgaaaataattaaactccgagattttttgttttctaataGAATAATCCTGGTAATCCTTCAAGAGTTTTTCTATCTGAACAGAAAtgtcctcctcctttttttcatttctttatcagAAGCCTCcgagattttttctttttgagcagAATCAACCTCcgagattttttgttttctaataAAATCATCCCGGTTATCCTTCAAGATTTTTGCTGTTTGCACTTCCtccaattttttcatttcttgttttctaATAAAATCATCCCGGTTATCCTTCAAGATTTTTGCTGTTTGCACTTCCTCCTccaattttttcatttcctcctccaattttttcatttctttatcaaAAGCCTCcgagattttttctttttgagcagGAATAACCTccgagattttatttttttttaatagaatcATTCTTCACGATTATCGTTGCATCAAGGACTGATATTTCCAAAGTGGTTAGCTTTGTCAAGCTCCTCAACTCGGCAGGCCCAGCATTACAAGATTTCGACGGGATTTCATCCGGGCCAACCCATCTATCAAAGCTTCCCTTCATATATAACTCTTCCAAGTTTACTAAGCCATTTAAGACATCAGGCTCAATTATATGAAGCTTTTTGCAGTCACTTAGATTCAACAGTCTCAATTTCTTAAGTTCCCCCATTTCTTTAGGCAGCCTAGAAATTGAAGACCCCGCAAAGCTAAGAAATTGCAATGCTTTGAGCTTGCCAAGAATTGCCACATCCTCCACAAGGCAATTGTCTAAGAATAATGACAGGAGGTTTTTGAGGTTTTCGATGGAGGAAGGTAAAGTAGTGATATGCATGGAGCGAAGATATAGGACTTGGAGATCTTTCATGTATGTGAAATCTAGTCTACAACAATCTCTCTCATCATGTCGGTGTGCAGGCCTCCCGAGCCCGTCTTCTAATTGAGACAGCATGAGTATCTTCAAATCGGTAAATCGACACGACATTACTTCAGCAAGCCTACCATCGACAACATCAACTAGGTAGATTGCCCAACATTCCACAAGCTTTTCCGTCGACCATGAGTGATAATTGATGTTCATCACTAAGGAATTCTCACCTCTTAATGGAGTTGAGACAACCACCTCGCTGTAAAGATCATGTATGGTCACATTTTCCTTGTCATCGCCACCATCTAGCAACAAACAAACGGAACGGAGGCTATCAAGtgaagttttcaatttttcccttGAACCTTCTATCCTTTTAAAGGATCCCTCaaacaagcccaagcccatgccTAGTACCAGCAGAGTATCGACTTGAATGGTCCCACCGATAAGACCGCACAATATAAACAAGGACTTCGCATCCTCGCTCTTCAAATTGTCGTAACAAAACTTCACTATTGCATCTATATTTGACTCACCTATTTTTCTCAACACGTTTCTCCATACGAATATATTGCTATATTTCAAAGTGCTTGCAACCGAGGTAATCAAAAGAGGCAAACCTGCAAGTTTCTTGACCACCTTAGCCGCCGTTGATTTCAATTTCTCGTTTTTGAGCCTGTCGCGGACTATCTTTTCAAATAGCCTGAAAGCCTCATCATCGTGTAAATCTTCAAGATGAATTGTTCGATCGGCATGCTTATCTTTTGCCAGCACATTTTCAAATCTCGATGTTAGCAGCAACTTGCATCCCCTGCTCTCGTTTCCCGAAGGAATTCCGACCTTCTCCAAATCAAGTGGCGCCCCCAGATCTTCCAATATTATGAGAACCTTCTTCGTCGAATCACTCTGTATTTCTCCAAACAGGCGGCCTCTTCTTCGCTCTTCGCTTAGCTCGTCCTTCAGATTTAGACTGAAGGCATAAGCGATACCGTCTTGGATGTTCTTCAGAGTCTGCGATAATCTCACTTTGGCGTCTTGGATGTTCTTCAGAGTCTGCGATACTTTCACTTTGGCGATCACGTCGAACAATCTCTTCTCGCTCCTGAGTTTCTTCTCGACTTCCTCCAAAAGGTTAGTCTTCCCCACACCATCTTGCCCGTATATTACAATCACTTTTAGCTTCTCATCATCCagatcattcattattttttctagGATGGAAGCTCGTGACTCGATGGCAGTGTCACCCCAATGATCGGCTGAGGAATTCACATCGAGAGCGCCGACAACATGCCTTGATGGAGCATGCCTGCAATAGACCATCTCCAATTGACCCTGACGAATGGACGCCTGGATGTCCCGAACTGTCCTTGTCACTTCCCTGCCGAGACGATAACGCTCCTTCAGGTTGGGAAGCCACCCGAAGAAGAAAGTCTTCTTGGCTCTTTCATCGTGTTTCAGCGCGTTTTGCGCCATGTCAACAACGTTTTTCACCTCTATCACCCATTTCTCGGGGTGGGCTTTGATCAACTTCATTTCCTGTTGAGCTTCATCGATGGAAAGCTGCACCCTTTGCCTAGCGTTTTCCAGCTTCTCAAGTTCTTCCTTAAGTTGGCCAGTGTAGCTGCCGGAGAACATCACATAGCTGGAGTGACGACGGAGAGCCACCAGGTACTCTGCCACTTTGGAAGCTACAGACAGAACAATGTCTGTCATTTTCCTCCCCTCTGGCAcccttttggttttctttccttcttctttatgGAGCAATGAAAGTTAAGAATTAATATATGCTGAGGCAGGCGGTACTGATGGAACCTAGAAACAAAATGACTGAAGAGGAAAGGTTCAATATGATGAACACATTGAACAGCTGCAGGACAAACCCAGCaaacccagagagagagagagagagagagagagagtggcttgAAGAAGACAGTGAACGACACAGATGACTGCAAGATAAGAAATGTGATAGATGTCTGAATGAGATGGGCTGAAGCTCCGAAAATATAACGAAGGTGTCCGTCAAGAAAAGTCGTGAAGACCATCTCATTTTCCCTTggccaagaaaagaataatttgaAGAAGAATCCCCCATGCTGGAGGAGAAGAATTTCTCTATCACGGAAGACAAGTATCTGAACTGTAAGAAGAGAAAGAACCCTCATAAttaagggaaaaacaaaatgaaagaatcCTCAACCATCTCATCATTTCTTCACTTTGGAAactttaaataaagtgaaaaagaaTCTTCCtaacaggaaaaggaaaatatgaaagAATCATCTTTCACTAAAGAAATCTCTGCCATCTATCTCTTTCACTCTCTTTTTTGCTTTATATTGCTCTTTGTTTAAACATCCACCGCGATTTCTGGGACTTCGCGCCATACAGGCAAGGTTGGATTTGCAGTTAAAATGATTCCGGGTCATAAATTAGGACATTTGAAATTGGTCGATGTTCGATCGACACATACCCAATTATATTCAACTGGATCGTCCCATTTTTTCGCCCCTTTTCTCCCATCCATCAAGAAATAACTCCGGCCAATCGgtaatttatttgtaaaataaactaAGAAGTGCCTTATTCCATGTCGAAAAGATATGAGTTCGTACATGGATGAGATTTGGCACTAATCAATAATCACTATATTGAAAATTTCagatttattattataaaaattaaccaTAGTGTTCACTTGAAAAAGTGTGACTTTTCATAAATGAGttgcagttattttttattttttatttatttaattccgaatttttcaTATGCTTTTTCATCGTAACATTTGAGAACGTGCTTA
This Eucalyptus grandis isolate ANBG69807.140 chromosome 7, ASM1654582v1, whole genome shotgun sequence DNA region includes the following protein-coding sequences:
- the LOC108954434 gene encoding disease resistance protein RPS2-like → MTDIVLSVASKVAEYLVALRRHSSYVMFSGSYTGQLKEELEKLENARQRVQLSIDEAQQEMKLIKAHPEKWVIEVKNVVDMAQNALKHDERAKKTFFFGWLPNLKERYRLGREVTRTVRDIQASIRQGQLEMVYCRHAPSRHVVGALDVNSSADHWGDTAIESRASILEKIMNDLDDEKLKVIVIYGQDGVGKTNLLEEVEKKLRSEKRLFDVIAKVKVSQTLKNIQDAKVRLSQTLKNIQDGIAYAFSLNLKDELSEERRRGRLFGEIQSDSTKKVLIILEDLGAPLDLEKVGIPSGNESRGCKLLLTSRFENVLAKDKHADRTIHLEDLHDDEAFRLFEKIVRDRLKNEKLKSTAAKVVKKLAGLPLLITSVASTLKYSNIFVWRNVLRKIGESNIDAIVKFCYDNLKSEDAKSLFILCGLIGGTIQVDTLLVLGMGLGLFEGSFKRIEGSREKLKTSLDSLRSVCLLLDGGDDKENVTIHDLYSEVVVSTPLRGENSLVMNINYHSWSTEKLVECWAIYLVDVVDGRLAEVMSCRFTDLKILMLSQLEDGLGRPAHRHDERDCCRLDFTYMKDLQVLYLRSMHITTLPSSIENLKNLLSLFLDNCLVEDVAILGKLKALQFLSFAGSSISRLPKEMGELKKLRLLNLSDCKKLHIIEPDVLNGLVNLEELYMKGSFDRWVGPDEIPSKSCNAGPAELRSLTKLTTLEISVLDATIIVKNDSIKKK